A genome region from Microbacterium profundi includes the following:
- the purM gene encoding phosphoribosylformylglycinamidine cyclo-ligase, with amino-acid sequence MAASPTNPYSEAGVDTAAGDRAVELMKSSVRATHGPEVLGGFGGFAGLFDASALLGYTKPLLATSTDGVGTKVAIAQAIDKHDTIGQDLVGMVVDDIVVVGAKPLFMTDYIACGKVVPERIADIVRGIADACTATGTALVGGETAEHPGLLGPGDYDVAGAATGIVEADAVLGADRVQDGDVVLALASSGLHSNGYSLVRHIITGAGIGYGDDAADLGTTWGEALLEPTRLYTLPLLRLIETLSDGSIHSLSHVTGGGIAANLARVLPVGSWAEVDRATWSPSPIFRVLSDISGTGLESTEGTWNLGIGFLAVIDQRQKDAAITALAAEGIHAWQVATVGTGARPAGEFEEGAKGVDGGAVRLVGAYADGAE; translated from the coding sequence GTGGCTGCCTCCCCCACCAATCCCTATTCCGAAGCCGGCGTCGACACTGCTGCAGGTGATCGTGCCGTCGAGCTGATGAAGTCCTCCGTGCGCGCTACGCACGGCCCAGAAGTGCTCGGCGGATTCGGCGGATTCGCCGGACTGTTCGATGCCTCCGCTCTGCTCGGCTACACCAAGCCGCTGCTCGCGACCAGCACCGACGGCGTCGGCACCAAGGTCGCGATCGCGCAGGCGATCGACAAGCACGACACGATCGGGCAGGACCTGGTCGGGATGGTCGTCGACGACATCGTCGTGGTGGGGGCGAAGCCGCTGTTCATGACCGACTACATCGCGTGCGGCAAGGTCGTCCCCGAGCGCATCGCCGACATCGTCCGCGGCATCGCCGACGCGTGCACCGCCACCGGCACGGCGCTGGTCGGCGGCGAGACCGCAGAGCACCCTGGCCTGCTCGGCCCCGGCGACTACGACGTCGCAGGCGCCGCCACCGGGATCGTCGAGGCGGATGCCGTGCTCGGCGCGGACCGCGTTCAGGACGGCGACGTCGTGCTGGCTCTCGCATCGAGCGGTCTGCACTCCAACGGCTACTCGCTCGTGCGGCACATCATCACCGGCGCCGGCATCGGCTACGGCGACGACGCCGCCGACCTCGGCACCACCTGGGGCGAGGCGCTGCTCGAGCCGACCAGGCTGTACACGCTCCCGCTGCTGCGTCTGATCGAGACGCTCTCCGACGGCAGCATCCACTCGCTCAGCCACGTCACCGGCGGCGGCATCGCCGCGAACCTCGCCCGTGTGCTCCCGGTGGGCAGCTGGGCCGAGGTCGACCGTGCGACCTGGTCGCCGAGCCCGATCTTCCGCGTGCTCAGCGACATCTCCGGCACTGGCCTCGAGTCGACCGAGGGCACCTGGAACCTCGGCATCGGCTTCCTCGCGGTGATCGATCAGCGTCAGAAGGATGCCGCGATCACCGCGCTCGCCGCAGAGGGAATCCACGCGTGGCAGGTCGCGACCGTCGGTACGGGGGCACGCCCGGCCGGAGAATTCGAAGAAGGCGCCAAGGGCGTCGACGGTGGTGCGGTGCGTCTCGTCGGCGCATACGCGGATGGAGCAGAGTAA